From a single Lolium rigidum isolate FL_2022 chromosome 7, APGP_CSIRO_Lrig_0.1, whole genome shotgun sequence genomic region:
- the LOC124674645 gene encoding acyl-CoA-binding domain-containing protein 4-like yields MGGDWQELAQSAVIGLIFAFLVAKLISVVLAFKEDNLRITRSAPAPPAAPSPSAPPDDAPGPYHAADPLLDGSGSSDSDWEGVESTELDEDFSAASAFVAASAASGTSVPDEAQLRLYGLYKIATEGPCTAPQPSALKLKARAKWNAWNKLGAMPTEEAMEEYITIVDELFPNWADGSSAKKRDGDSTMSASGSKGPMGPVFSSLMYEEDQGTETELGDIHVSAREGAIDDVKKHLSAGVQVNIRDSEERTPLHWAVDRGHLNAVEVLVNSNADVNAQDNEGQTALHYAVLCEREDIAELLVKHQADLQIKDGDGNTPRDLCSSAWPFMKPAN; encoded by the exons ATGGGCGGCGACTGGCAGGAGCTGGCCCAGTCCGCGGTCATCGGCCTCATCTTCGCCTTCCTCGTCGCCAAGCTCATCTCCGTCGTCCTCGCCTTCAAGGAGGACAACCTCCGCATCACCCGCTCCGCCCCGGCTCCCCCGGCCGCGCCCTCCCCCTCCGCCCCGCCGGACGACGCTCCTGGACCTTACCACGCGGCGGACCCACTGCTCGACGGCAGCGGCTCGAGCGACAGCGACTGGGAGGGCGTGGAGAGCACGGAGCTGGACGAGGACTTCAGCGCCGCGTCCGCCTTCGTCgcggcctccgccgcctccggcACCAGCGTCCCCGACGAGGCGCAGCTCAGGCTCTACGGCCTCTACAAGATCGCCACCGAGGGGCCCTGCACCGCGCCGCAGCCCTCCGCCCTCAAGCTCAAGGCCCGCGCCAAGTG GAATGCTTGGAATAAATTGGGTGCTATGCCTACAGAAGAAGCTATGGAGGAGTACATTACAATTGTTGATGAGCTATTCCCTAACTGGGCTGATGGTTCCAGTGCA AAAAAGAGAGACGGGGATAGCACAATGTCTGCCTCGGGATCGAAGGGACCAATGGGGCCTGTATTCAGCAGTTTAATGTACGAGGAAGATCAGGGAACTGAAAC AGAACTTGGTGACATCCATGTTTCAGCGAGGGAAGGAGCAATTGATGATGTAAAGAAGCATCTGTCTGCTGGTGTACAAGTCAACATAAGAG ATAGTGAAGAGAGAACTCCATTACACTGGGCTGTGGACCGTGGCCATCTAAATGCTGTCGAGGTTCTTGTCAATTCAAATGCTGACGTCAATGCTCAG GACAATGAAGGGCAAACGGCACTTCACTACGCCGTCCTCTGCGAGAGAGAAGACATTGCCGAACTGCTCGTCAAGCATCAGGCCGATCTCCAGATCAAGGATGGCGACGGGAACACGCCACGGGACCTATGCTCCTCGGCCTGGCCTTTCATGAAGCCGGCTAACTGA
- the LOC124674412 gene encoding actin-related protein 6: MTGGSGVVVIDNGGGLLKAGFGGDKDPIVVVPNCIAKSPGSTASSKKWLAADQLQAQDVDVTGMTLRRPIDRGYLINTEVQREVWERVLRGLLQVDPTNSSLLLVEPQFNPPGLQHATDELVFEEFGFSSLCVADAPSLVHLYEATQQPSLFRAQCSLVVDCGFSFTHASPVLQNFTLNYAVRRMDLGGKALTNYLKELISYRSLNVMDETLLIDDAKEKLCFISLDVPRDLRLARLSHKDNPFRCSYILPDGITSKKGIVKDMDEARRYCSLPADGELDKKDGDSDTNKFEDKKKPELSQNEFALTNERFLVPEMLFHPIDLGMNQAGLAECIVRAVQACHPYIQPVLYESIILTGGSTLFPRFAERLQRELRPIVPEDYQVKITPQENPILGVWRGGSILASSPDFASMCVTKSEYEEMGSARCRRRFFH, translated from the exons ATGACGGGTGGATCAGGTGTGGTGGTGATAGACAATGGGGGTGGTCTTCTGAAGGCTGGTTTTGGTGGGGACAAGGACCCGATTGTTGTCGTCCCCAACTGTATAGCCAAGTCCCCTGGTTCCACTGCAAGCTCAAAGAAATGGCTAGCGGCCGACCAGCTGCAGGCGCAGGACGTCGATGTGACTGGCATGACGCTGAGGCGTCCTATCGATCGCGGCTACCTTATCAACACGGAGGTGCAGCGGGAGGTGTGGGAACGGGTCCTTCGCGGCCTGCTCCAGGTGGATCCGACCAACTCGTCCTTGTTGCTGGTGGAGCCACAGTTCAACCCTCCAGGGCTGCAGCATGCTACCGATGAACTCGTGTTTGAGGAGTTTGGCTTCAGCTCTCTTTGTGTCGCAGATGCTCCTTCCCTTGTCCACCTTTACGAGGCCACCCAACAGCCGTCGCTCTTCCGTGCCCAGTGCAGCCTAGTTGTTGACTGTGGCTTCTCCTTCACCCATGCTTCCCCTGTCCTTCAGAACTTTACACTGAATTATGCTGTGCGGCGCATGGACCTTGGTGGCAAGGCCCTCACAAACTACCTCAAGGAGCTCATTTCATATCGTTCCCTTAATGTCATGGATGAGACCCTCCTCATTGATGATGCAAAGGAAAAGCTATGCTTCATATCCCTTGATGTCCCTCGTGATCTTCGCCTTGCCAG GTTATCACATAAGGACAATCCGTTTAGATGTTCTTACATTCTCCCTGATGGCATAACGTCCAAGAAAGGGATAGTCAAAGACATGGATGAAGCACGTCGATACTGTTCTCTGCCTGCTGACGGAGAATTGGATAAAAAAGATGGTGACAGTGACACAAACAAGTTTGAGGACAAAAAGAAGCCTGAATTAAGTCAAAAT GAATTCGCCTTGACCAACGAAAGGTTCCTTGTCCCAGAGATGCTTTTTCATCCAATTGATCTAG GTATGAATCAAGCTGGTCTTGCTGAGTGTATAGTTCGTGCTGTACAAGCCTGCCATCCCTATATTCAACCTGTGCTTTACGAGAG CATCATCTTGACAGGTGGAAGCACGTTGTTCCCTCGTTTCGCCGAAAGACT GCAAAGAGAACTGCGACCTATTGTGCCTGAGGACTATCAGGTGAAGATAACCCCCCAAGAGAA CCCAATTCTTGGCGTCTGGAGAGGAGGATCTATCTTGGCGTCCAGCCCTGATTTCGCGTCGATGTGCGTTACGAAATCAGAGTACGAGGAGATGGGGTCGGCACGGTGCCGTCGAAGGTTTTTCCACTGA